The following nucleotide sequence is from Tardiphaga sp. 709.
GCCCGGCCGCCCTCCTCGACTACGACCGCAAGAAGTTGCGTGGCCTGGTGCTGGAGGAAGGTACGGCTAATTCGCATGTCTCGATCGTGGCGCGCGCGCTCGGCATTCCCGCGATCGGCGAAGTCGCAAATGCGCCGGGCATTGCTGATCCAGGCGACGCCGTCATCGTCGATGGCACCTCGGGCTCGATCTATATTCGGCCCTCGGCCGAGATCGAATCCGCTTATGCCGAACGCGTGCGTTTCCGCGCGCGGCGACAGGCGCAGTACTCAGCGCTGCGCGACCTTCCCTGCGTAACCAAGGACGGCCAGAAGGTCGACCTGCTGATCAATGCCGGTCTGATCATCGACCTGCCGCATATCGACGATACCGGATCGGCGGGCATCGGCCTGTTCCGCACCGAACTGCAATTCATGGTGGGGGAAAGCCTGCCCCGCTCCAGCGATCAGCTGGCGCTGTATCGTGCGGTGCTCGATGCTGCCGGCCCGAAACCGGTGACATTCCGCACCCTTGATATCGGCGGCGACAAGGCACTCCCTTACATGGAGACCATCGTCGAGGAGAACCCAGCGCTGGGCTGGCGCGCGATCCGTCTTGGCCTCGATCGGCCCGGCCTGCTGCGCGGCCAGATCCGCGCATTGCTGCGCGCCGGCGGCGGGCGTGCGCTGCGCATCATGTTCCCGATGATTTCGGAAGTGGCCGAGTTCGATCAGGCCAAGGCGATCATCGAACGCGAGCTGACTTATTTGCGCCAGCATGGTCATGCGCTGCCAGAGCGGATCGATGTTGGCACCATGATCGAGGTGCCTGCGCTGGTCTATCAGCTCGACGAACTCCTGAAGAAGGTCGACTTCGTCTCGGTCGGCTCCAACGACCTGTTCCAGTTCCTGTTCGCTGTCGACCGCGGCAATGCCAAGGTGTCGGAACGCTTCGATACGCTGTCGGCGCCGATCCTGCGCGTACTGCGTGAGATCGTGCAAAAGGGCGACGCCGCCAAACGTCACGTCTCGCTGTGCGGCGAGATGGCCTCGCAGCCGATCGGCGCGCTGGCACTGATTGGCATGGGCTATCGCTCGCTGTCTCTGTCGGCCACCGCACACGGTCCCGTGAAGGCAATGATTCTCGACCTCGATGCCAAAAAGGCCGAGGCGCTGATGACACAACTGCTCGACGCTCCCTCGGGCAGCGTCTCGATCCGGCAGAAGCTCACTGAATTCGCCGAAGCCGAAGGGCTGTCGTTGTAGCGAGGCTCTTGCCCGCACGACGCGCTTTCCCCTTTCCGCGATCTCCGAGATTCC
It contains:
- the ptsP gene encoding phosphoenolpyruvate--protein phosphotransferase; protein product: MRSASGGPRVLLRRLREVMAEQVSAQERLDKIVVLIAANMVAEVCSTYVLRVDNTLELYATEGLNRDAVHQTVLSSHEGLVGLVASEATPLNLNDAQSHPAFSFRPETGEEIYHSFLGVPILRAGNTLGVLVVQNRAKRTYVEEEVEALQTTAMVLAEMIASGELSALAQPGAEPAARHSLHKTGAILSDGIALGHVVLHEPRVVITNYIAEDLPKEIKRLDTALTKLRSDLDRMLERGDVADGGEHRDVLEAYRMFANDHGWSHKLHEAVATGLTAEAAVERVQSDTRARMLRSTDPYLRDRLHDLEDLGHRLMRQLVGQDHAPSREQMPDNAILIARAMGPAALLDYDRKKLRGLVLEEGTANSHVSIVARALGIPAIGEVANAPGIADPGDAVIVDGTSGSIYIRPSAEIESAYAERVRFRARRQAQYSALRDLPCVTKDGQKVDLLINAGLIIDLPHIDDTGSAGIGLFRTELQFMVGESLPRSSDQLALYRAVLDAAGPKPVTFRTLDIGGDKALPYMETIVEENPALGWRAIRLGLDRPGLLRGQIRALLRAGGGRALRIMFPMISEVAEFDQAKAIIERELTYLRQHGHALPERIDVGTMIEVPALVYQLDELLKKVDFVSVGSNDLFQFLFAVDRGNAKVSERFDTLSAPILRVLREIVQKGDAAKRHVSLCGEMASQPIGALALIGMGYRSLSLSATAHGPVKAMILDLDAKKAEALMTQLLDAPSGSVSIRQKLTEFAEAEGLSL